In Mycolicibacterium gadium, the genomic window GGGACGGTGACCGCGACGGTGTTCATCACACCGAGCAGGTCGACGTCGCTGGCATCGACGAACGACATCGCGTCGAAGGCTCTACCCATGGCCATCGGCAGGATGCCGGCGTTCGCGACGACGATGTCGATCTTGCCGAGGTCGGCGACCCCCGCCTCGACGGCGTCGCGCAACTCGTGACGCTCCCGGACATCGGCGATGCGGGCGACGACGCGGCGTCCGATCTCCTTGACCGACCGCTCGGTTTCCGCGAGATCGTCGGGAGTCGCCAACGGGTAGGGGTTGGACGGGATGTCGCGGCAGATGTCGACCGCGATGATGTCGGCGCCCTCCTTGGCCATCTCGATCGCGTGTGCCCGACCCTGACCGCGGGCCGCACCGGTGATGAAAGCGACCTTGCCGTCAAGCTTTCCGGTCATCTCGTACTCCTTGAATGCTGGCGAAGCTATGGTTTCGGAGTGTATTCCACATGCAGCGCCGTCAGGCCGCGCATGATGAATGTCGGTTCGTATCCGTACTTTCGATCGTCGGCCGGACCGTGCATCTCCTCGGAGATGCGGATGTCGGCCATCCGGTCGAGGATCCGATTGACCGCGATGCGCGCCTCCGACCGCGCCAACGGCGAGCCGGGGCAGGAATGGGGACCGCGTCCAAAAGCAACATGCTCGCGCACGTTGGGCCGGTCGTGCTTGAACTCATTCGGGTCCTCGAACTTGCGTGGATCGCGGTTGCTCGCGCCGGGCAGCATCATCAGGATCGTCCCGGCGGGCACGTCGTAGTCCCCGATGGTCGTCGACGTCCGGGCCAGCCGGAAGTGGCTCTTGACGGGGCTTTCCATCCGCAGGCACTCCTCGAGGAACGCCGGGATCTGCGAGCGGTCGTCGCGAAGGGACTTCTGAAAGTCCTGCCTCTCGCCGAGCACCCGCATCGCCGTGCTCACCAGTTTCGTCGTCGTATCGGTACCGGCTGCGAACAGGAAAGTCGCGAGCTTGACGACCTCGTCTACCGGCGGCACCGACCCATCCGGGTACGTCGCGGCGGCGAGTTCGGTCAGCACGTCCTGTCGAGGCTCCCGACGCCGGTCGGTGATGTACTCCGTGAACTTCTCATCCAGCCACATCAGCGGGTTGTGCGCGACGGTCTCACCTTGGTTGCCGTCGACCTCGCCGAGGGGCTCGGCGCCCATCATCTGCTTGAACTCCTGATGGTCTTCGGCCGGGACGCCGAGCAGATCGGCGATCACCAACAGCGCCAACGGTTTCGCGAAGTCCTCCATGAACTCGCATGAACCGCGGTCGATGATCTTCTCGAGCTGCTGGTCGACCAGACGCCACATGAACTCTTCGTTCTCGCTGAGCCGCTTCGGCGTGATCAGCCTGCTCAGCAACCCACGTGTCTTCTGATGTTCGGCGGCATCCATGGTGACCACGTGCTCCGCCATCGGAATCGCGTCGCGGTGTTCTTCGATGAGGGCGCTGATGTCGTCCCCTTCCGGGGTGAAAGGCAACGGCGGAAACGGACCTGCCACCGCGACACACGATGACATCGCGGGATCCTTGTACGCGGCGAGCGCTTCTTGATGCCCCGTCACCGCCACTACGCCGTACGGTGTCGCCCGCTGCACAGGACACTTCGAACGCAGCTGGTCGTAATACGTGTAAGGGTCGGGGATCAGCGACATGTCGGTGAAGTAGTCGATCGACTCGAGATCGCTCATCGCGCGTGCTCTCTTCCTGCCGGCTGCGGATCGAACAGCACCGGTACCGACGTTGGTGACCGGAACACCTGCCCCCTGACGTGCGGGTCATCACCGTCGGGATCGAGCCGTAAATTCGGCAGCCGGTCCAGCAGAAGATTGATGGCCGTTCGCATCTCGAGGCGAGCAAGGTGCATACCGAGACATACGTGGACACCGTGGCCCCACGCCAGGTTGCTCTTCTGCTGACGGAAGATGTCGAACTTGTTGGGGTCCGGGAAGCGGTCATCCTGGTGGGTCGCCGACCCGAGCATCGGCATCACCGTCGCGCCTGCGGGAATCGACACCCCACCGAGCACCGTGTCTTTGGTCGCCACACGGGTGATCGTCAGCAACGGCGGTTCCCACCGCACGCCCTCCTCGATCGCCTGCGGAAGCAACGAGCGGTCGGCGCGAATTGCCTCGAGCTGGTCAGGGTTCGACAGCAGCGCGAGAAGCAGGCTGCCCAGCGAGCGGTAGGTCGTCTCGACGCCGGCGGGCAGCAGGAGCCGGAGGAACGAGAAGATCTCCTCGTCATTGAGCTTCTCCCCGTCGATCTCGGCGGCGGCGAGCGCGCTGATCAGATCCTCACGTGGGTGAGCCCGGCGGGCTTCGAGGATCGGCGCGAAGTATTCACACAGCGCAGCCGAGGCTGCAAGTCCCCGTTCGGGATTCATGAGCCAGCTCAACAGCGAGATCGACCACCGTTGGAACTGGGGATAGTCCTCCTCGGGCAGTCCGAGCAGACCGGCGATGATCTGGCTCGGGTAGTCGAAGGTGAACTCCTTGACCAGATCTGCTTTGCCGTTGGGCGCGAACTTGTCGATCAGGCCGTTGGCGACGCGACCGACCAGCTCGTCCTCCCACCGTGCCAACGACTTCTGCGCGAACGCTTTCGAGACGAGGCCGCGAAGCCGACCGTGGATCGGCTCATCCATGCCGAGCATCACACCTTCGCCCAGCACCGGACCGAAGGCCGCGATGACGGCGGACGACGAGAACGTCTCGTTGTCGCGCAGCATCTGCTGAACGTCCTCGTGGCGATACACGATGAACATCGGCAGCGATTCTTCGTGCGGCAGCGCACCGGACGTTTCGAGGCGCTGCACCGGCTCTTCGCGGCGGATCCGCGCCAACTCCGTGTACGGGTCGCGGACGTCGCCGGAGATGGCGTCGTCAAATGCCCCGAAGTCCTCGAGGTCGTCGAATAGATCGGACAAGTGTTGCTCCTCCTACTGGGCTGGGAAGGCCACCGATTTCACTTCGGTGTACTGGCTGAATCCGGCGATGCCGTTCTGACGGCCGACGCCGCTGTCCTTGTATCCGCCGAACGGGGTGTCCGCGCCGTATCCGGCGGTTCCGTTGAGTCCGATGAAGCCGGCTCGCAGACGGCGCGCGACGGAGAGGGATCGGTCAAGCGAACTCGACATCACGTTTCCGGCGAGTCCGTACACGCTGTCGTTGGCGATCCGGATGGCATCTTCTTCATCCTCGTAGGGAATGACGACGAGGACGGGGCCGAAGATCTCCTCCTGGGCGATGGTCATCGAGTTGTCGACATCGGTGAAAAGCGTTGGGTTGACCCAAAATCCCTTGTCGAATTGCTCTGGCGGCTCGGTGCTGCCAACCAGCATGTTCGCACCCTCGTCGACACCCTTGCGGATGTAGCCCAGGATGCGCTGCTGCTGCTTGGCAGAAATCACCGGACCACAGATCGTGCCCGGATCCTGCGGATCACCCGCCTTGATGTTCTCGTAGATGCCGCGAAGAATCGCGACCCCTTCGTCGTAGCGGGACCGCGGCAGCAGCATCCGCGTCGGGGCCGCGCAGCCCTGGCCCGCGTGCATGAGAGGACCGATGCCGATCAGGCAGGCGGTGTTGAAGTCCGCGTCCTCGAGCACGATGGTCGCCGACTTGCCACCGAGTTCGAGGAACAGGCGTTTCATCGTCGCCGCGCCCTTCTCCATGATTCGCTTGCCCACCACGGTGGACCCGGTGAACGAGATCATGTCGACCTTCGGTGACAGGGTGAGTTCCTCACCGACGAAATGATCCGAGGCGGTCACCACACTGACCACACCCGCTGGGATATCTGTCTTCTCGGCGATGAGCCGACCGAGCCGGGTGGCGTTGAACGGTGTGTTCGGCGCGGGTTTGAGTACCACGGTGTTACCCGTCGCCAAGGCCTGACCGAGCTTGTTGATCGTGACCTCGAACGGAAAGTTCCACGGCACAATCGCACCCACCACGCCGACGGGCTCGTGCCACACCTTCCGCCTGGTGTTGACGCCGGTCACCGATACAACCTTGTCGCCGAGATCGGTTTCCCACTCGAAGCTGTCGATCAGCCTGGCGGGATACTTCAGGCCGTCCTCCAGCGGTGCATCCAGGTGCGGACCGTGCGTGACCGCTCGCGGTGCCCCGACCTCGAGAATGAGCTCCTCGCGCAATTCCTCGAGCTCGCTTTCGATCGCCTCGTGCAACTGCAGCAGGCAACGCTTGCGAAGCTCCCGATTGGTCGACCAATCGGTCTCGTCGAAAGACCTTCTCGCAGCGTCGATCGCGCGGTTCATATCGGCCTTCGACGCGTCCGCGACCTCGCCGAGAACGTCTTCGTTGGCAGGGTTGATGTTGGTGAAGGTACCGGCTTCACCTTCGACGAGCTCGCCGTCGATCAGCATCCTCGACTCGAATCGAACCGCAGTGGCTTCAGTCATTGCTCTCACTCCCTTGGTCGGAGACGGCGGCCGCTCGTCGCGCCGCGCGATCAGCCAAACGCTGCATCAGTGGTTGCGGAATGATCTTGGTAGCCAGGACCATTGCCCGTTGCGTGCCCGTCAATGGCCAGGCCCCGTCGCGCATCGTGCCCTGCCGCGGGATTCCCATCACCAGGCGGGACATGTGATGCATACCCGCCGCGGGCAGAATCCTGTTGGACACCAACAGCATCGAGGCATCCGGCCCGACACCGTGGCGCCGGAACGAAGCCGTGTCGCTGAGAGCCTTGAGCAATCCGTCAGCGAACTTTTCCGGTGGCCGCGCAAGCTTCATCGCAAACCGACCGCGGGTGTTCACGGTGTTGTGGATACGCGCGTACGGTCCGCCGAAGTTCCGGTCGTCAGTCGTGCCGGCGTCGGTGATGATGTCGGTGTCGTAGGTCCCGCTGACCAGGATCGTGACACCGAGCCCGAACGGTGCGATCTCACCGGCCATCGACTCACCCCATCGCTCGAGCGCGCCCTTGGCCGCTGAGTACGGGGCGATTCCCGGCTGACCCCTGACGCCACCGGCACTGGATACCAGCACGATTCGGCCTGTGCCCGCGGCGCGCATGGCGGGCAGGAGCGCCTTGGTCAGCTCGACCGGGCCCAACACATGCGTGGACAACATGTTCTGCCACAGCTCCATGCCGGCCTCTTCGACCATGCCCGCAGCCGAGATGCCGGCGTTGTGCACCACCGCATAGGGCGCGCCGACCGCTTCCAATATCGACTTGGCGG contains:
- a CDS encoding SDR family oxidoreductase produces the protein MTEPRSVVITGASRGLGFASTVRLYREGWRVVAAMRTPDRGMPLLRATTGAGADDDRLIGVQLDVTDSASVAAAAKSILEAVGAPYAVVHNAGISAAGMVEEAGMELWQNMLSTHVLGPVELTKALLPAMRAAGTGRIVLVSSAGGVRGQPGIAPYSAAKGALERWGESMAGEIAPFGLGVTILVSGTYDTDIITDAGTTDDRNFGGPYARIHNTVNTRGRFAMKLARPPEKFADGLLKALSDTASFRRHGVGPDASMLLVSNRILPAAGMHHMSRLVMGIPRQGTMRDGAWPLTGTQRAMVLATKIIPQPLMQRLADRAARRAAAVSDQGSESND
- a CDS encoding cytochrome P450: MSDLESIDYFTDMSLIPDPYTYYDQLRSKCPVQRATPYGVVAVTGHQEALAAYKDPAMSSCVAVAGPFPPLPFTPEGDDISALIEEHRDAIPMAEHVVTMDAAEHQKTRGLLSRLITPKRLSENEEFMWRLVDQQLEKIIDRGSCEFMEDFAKPLALLVIADLLGVPAEDHQEFKQMMGAEPLGEVDGNQGETVAHNPLMWLDEKFTEYITDRRREPRQDVLTELAAATYPDGSVPPVDEVVKLATFLFAAGTDTTTKLVSTAMRVLGERQDFQKSLRDDRSQIPAFLEECLRMESPVKSHFRLARTSTTIGDYDVPAGTILMMLPGASNRDPRKFEDPNEFKHDRPNVREHVAFGRGPHSCPGSPLARSEARIAVNRILDRMADIRISEEMHGPADDRKYGYEPTFIMRGLTALHVEYTPKP
- a CDS encoding aldehyde dehydrogenase family protein, which gives rise to MTEATAVRFESRMLIDGELVEGEAGTFTNINPANEDVLGEVADASKADMNRAIDAARRSFDETDWSTNRELRKRCLLQLHEAIESELEELREELILEVGAPRAVTHGPHLDAPLEDGLKYPARLIDSFEWETDLGDKVVSVTGVNTRRKVWHEPVGVVGAIVPWNFPFEVTINKLGQALATGNTVVLKPAPNTPFNATRLGRLIAEKTDIPAGVVSVVTASDHFVGEELTLSPKVDMISFTGSTVVGKRIMEKGAATMKRLFLELGGKSATIVLEDADFNTACLIGIGPLMHAGQGCAAPTRMLLPRSRYDEGVAILRGIYENIKAGDPQDPGTICGPVISAKQQQRILGYIRKGVDEGANMLVGSTEPPEQFDKGFWVNPTLFTDVDNSMTIAQEEIFGPVLVVIPYEDEEDAIRIANDSVYGLAGNVMSSSLDRSLSVARRLRAGFIGLNGTAGYGADTPFGGYKDSGVGRQNGIAGFSQYTEVKSVAFPAQ
- a CDS encoding cytochrome P450 codes for the protein MSDLFDDLEDFGAFDDAISGDVRDPYTELARIRREEPVQRLETSGALPHEESLPMFIVYRHEDVQQMLRDNETFSSSAVIAAFGPVLGEGVMLGMDEPIHGRLRGLVSKAFAQKSLARWEDELVGRVANGLIDKFAPNGKADLVKEFTFDYPSQIIAGLLGLPEEDYPQFQRWSISLLSWLMNPERGLAASAALCEYFAPILEARRAHPREDLISALAAAEIDGEKLNDEEIFSFLRLLLPAGVETTYRSLGSLLLALLSNPDQLEAIRADRSLLPQAIEEGVRWEPPLLTITRVATKDTVLGGVSIPAGATVMPMLGSATHQDDRFPDPNKFDIFRQQKSNLAWGHGVHVCLGMHLARLEMRTAINLLLDRLPNLRLDPDGDDPHVRGQVFRSPTSVPVLFDPQPAGREHAR